Proteins from one Ananas comosus cultivar F153 linkage group 5, ASM154086v1, whole genome shotgun sequence genomic window:
- the LOC109710369 gene encoding ATP synthase subunit d, mitochondrial-like yields MSGNGAKKVAEVATKAGKAIDWDGMAKLLVSDEARKEFANLRRAFDDVNQQLQTKFSQEPQPIDWEFYRRGIGSKLVDVYKEAYESIEIPKYVDTVTPEYKPKFDALVVELKEAEQKSLKESERLEKEIAEVQEMKKKISTMTAEEYFAKHPELKKKFDDEIRNDYWGY; encoded by the exons ATGAGCGGGAACGGGGCGAAGAAGGTGGCGGAGGTGGCGACGAAGGCGGGGAAGGCGATCGACTGGGACGGCATGGCGAAGCTCCTGGTCTCGGACGAGGCGCGCAAGGAGTTCGCCAATCTCCGCCGCGCCTTCGACGATGTGAATCAACAGCTCCAGACCAAGTTCAGCCAG GAACCTCAACCTATTGACTGGGAATTTTACAGAAGAGGGATTGGCTCGAAATTGGTTGATGTGTACAAAGAGGCTTATGAGA GCATTGAGATCCCCAAATACGTTGACACAGTGACTCCTGAATACAAGCCCAAGTTTGATGCTCTT GTGGTGGAGTTGAAAGAAGCAGAACAGAAGTCTCTCAAGGAGTCAGAGAGGTTGGAAAAGGAAATTGCCGAAGTTCAAGAGATGAAG AAAAAGATAAGCACCATGACAGCCGAAGAGTATTTCGCGAAGCACCCTGAGCTCAAGAAGAAGTTTGATGACGAAATCCGCAATGACTACTGGGGTTACTGA
- the LOC109710366 gene encoding S-adenosylmethionine carrier 1, chloroplastic/mitochondrial-like isoform X1, producing MHFALSLPRPSRPLLSTSILSPYFSSSSSATVDFDGTNIGSRWKQISYNFTRPVISLFVAFYLACTSKLHDSVVVPQKLFASVTMGEEKPFDFLRTLFEGVIAGGTAGVVVETVLYPIDTIKTRLQAARGGSKIEWKGLYSGLAGNIAGVLPASAVFVGIYEPTKQKLLEIFPEKFSAVAHLTAGAIGGAAASLIRVPTEVVKQRMQTGQFSSAPDAVRLILAKEGFKGLYAGYSSFLLRDLPFDAIQFCLYEQLRIGYKIAAKRELNDPENAVIGAVAGAITGAITTPLDVMKTRLMVQGQANQYNGLLSCAQTILREEGPAAFLKGVGPRVLWIGIGGSIFFGVLERTKLLLSQRRSKRSISESSKEE from the exons ATGCATTTCGCTCTATCTCTTCCTCGCCCCTCTCGACCACTTCTCTCTACTTCGATCCTCTCCCCctacttctcttcttcttcttctgcaaCAG TAGATTTTGATGGGACCAACATTGGCTCTCGATGGAAGCAGATCTCCTACAACTTCACCAG GCCAGTGATCAGtctttttgttgctttttatCTAGCATGCACGAGTAAATTGCATGACTCGGTCGTGGTCCCGCAAAAGCTGTTCGCATCAGTCACCATGGGAGAGGAAAAGCCTTTTGATTTTCTCCGCACTTTGTTTG AGGGTGTTATCGCCGGAGGCACTGCTGGTGTTGTTGTTGAAACAGTTCTATATCCGATTGATACAATAAAGACAAGGCTGCAG GCTGCTCGTGGTGGAAGCAAAATTGAATGGAAGGGCTTGTATTCCGGATTGGCTGGCAATATAGCTGGAGTGTTACC GGCATCTGCTGTATTCGTGGGCATATATGAGCCTACGAAACAAAAGCTACTGGAAATATTTCCTGAAAAGTTTAGTGCAGTCGCTCATCTG ACTGCAGGGGCCATTGGCGGGGCTGCTGCTTCTCTTATCCGTGTTCCTACGGAG GTGGTTAAACAAAGGATGCAGACCGGACAATTTAGCTCAGCTCCAGATGCCGTTCGTCTTATTCTTGCAAAAGAAGGCTTCAAAGGTCTTTATGCT GGCTACAGTTCCTTTCTGTTGCGAGATCTACCATTTGATGCCATCCAGTTTTGTTTATATGAGCAGCTTCGAATTGGATACAAGATTGCG GCAAAACGAGAGTTAAATGATCCAGAAAATGCTGTAATTGGAGCAGTAGCTG GGGCAATAACTGGAGCTATAACCACACCGCTTGATGTGATGAAAACAAGATTGATGGTTCAG GGTCAAGCAAATCAATACAATGGGCTTCTAAGTTGTGCCCAGACTATTCTTCGAGAAGAAGGCCCAGCTGCGTTTTTGAAG GGTGTCGGACCAAGAGTTCTGTGGATCGGCATCGGTGGGTCCATATTCTTTGGTGTCCTCGAGAGGACAAAACTCTTACTTTCTCAAAGGCGCTCCAAGCGCTCCATATCTGAATCTTCAAAGGAAGAATAA
- the LOC109710366 gene encoding S-adenosylmethionine carrier 1, chloroplastic/mitochondrial-like isoform X2, translating into MHFALSLPRPSRPLLSTSILSPYFSSSSSATDFDGTNIGSRWKQISYNFTRPVISLFVAFYLACTSKLHDSVVVPQKLFASVTMGEEKPFDFLRTLFEGVIAGGTAGVVVETVLYPIDTIKTRLQAARGGSKIEWKGLYSGLAGNIAGVLPASAVFVGIYEPTKQKLLEIFPEKFSAVAHLTAGAIGGAAASLIRVPTEVVKQRMQTGQFSSAPDAVRLILAKEGFKGLYAGYSSFLLRDLPFDAIQFCLYEQLRIGYKIAAKRELNDPENAVIGAVAGAITGAITTPLDVMKTRLMVQGQANQYNGLLSCAQTILREEGPAAFLKGVGPRVLWIGIGGSIFFGVLERTKLLLSQRRSKRSISESSKEE; encoded by the exons ATGCATTTCGCTCTATCTCTTCCTCGCCCCTCTCGACCACTTCTCTCTACTTCGATCCTCTCCCCctacttctcttcttcttcttctgcaaCAG ATTTTGATGGGACCAACATTGGCTCTCGATGGAAGCAGATCTCCTACAACTTCACCAG GCCAGTGATCAGtctttttgttgctttttatCTAGCATGCACGAGTAAATTGCATGACTCGGTCGTGGTCCCGCAAAAGCTGTTCGCATCAGTCACCATGGGAGAGGAAAAGCCTTTTGATTTTCTCCGCACTTTGTTTG AGGGTGTTATCGCCGGAGGCACTGCTGGTGTTGTTGTTGAAACAGTTCTATATCCGATTGATACAATAAAGACAAGGCTGCAG GCTGCTCGTGGTGGAAGCAAAATTGAATGGAAGGGCTTGTATTCCGGATTGGCTGGCAATATAGCTGGAGTGTTACC GGCATCTGCTGTATTCGTGGGCATATATGAGCCTACGAAACAAAAGCTACTGGAAATATTTCCTGAAAAGTTTAGTGCAGTCGCTCATCTG ACTGCAGGGGCCATTGGCGGGGCTGCTGCTTCTCTTATCCGTGTTCCTACGGAG GTGGTTAAACAAAGGATGCAGACCGGACAATTTAGCTCAGCTCCAGATGCCGTTCGTCTTATTCTTGCAAAAGAAGGCTTCAAAGGTCTTTATGCT GGCTACAGTTCCTTTCTGTTGCGAGATCTACCATTTGATGCCATCCAGTTTTGTTTATATGAGCAGCTTCGAATTGGATACAAGATTGCG GCAAAACGAGAGTTAAATGATCCAGAAAATGCTGTAATTGGAGCAGTAGCTG GGGCAATAACTGGAGCTATAACCACACCGCTTGATGTGATGAAAACAAGATTGATGGTTCAG GGTCAAGCAAATCAATACAATGGGCTTCTAAGTTGTGCCCAGACTATTCTTCGAGAAGAAGGCCCAGCTGCGTTTTTGAAG GGTGTCGGACCAAGAGTTCTGTGGATCGGCATCGGTGGGTCCATATTCTTTGGTGTCCTCGAGAGGACAAAACTCTTACTTTCTCAAAGGCGCTCCAAGCGCTCCATATCTGAATCTTCAAAGGAAGAATAA
- the LOC109710366 gene encoding S-adenosylmethionine carrier 1, chloroplastic/mitochondrial-like isoform X3: MGPTLALDGSRSPTTSPACTSKLHDSVVVPQKLFASVTMGEEKPFDFLRTLFEGVIAGGTAGVVVETVLYPIDTIKTRLQAARGGSKIEWKGLYSGLAGNIAGVLPASAVFVGIYEPTKQKLLEIFPEKFSAVAHLTAGAIGGAAASLIRVPTEVVKQRMQTGQFSSAPDAVRLILAKEGFKGLYAGYSSFLLRDLPFDAIQFCLYEQLRIGYKIAAKRELNDPENAVIGAVAGAITGAITTPLDVMKTRLMVQGQANQYNGLLSCAQTILREEGPAAFLKGVGPRVLWIGIGGSIFFGVLERTKLLLSQRRSKRSISESSKEE; this comes from the exons ATGGGACCAACATTGGCTCTCGATGGAAGCAGATCTCCTACAACTTCACCAG CATGCACGAGTAAATTGCATGACTCGGTCGTGGTCCCGCAAAAGCTGTTCGCATCAGTCACCATGGGAGAGGAAAAGCCTTTTGATTTTCTCCGCACTTTGTTTG AGGGTGTTATCGCCGGAGGCACTGCTGGTGTTGTTGTTGAAACAGTTCTATATCCGATTGATACAATAAAGACAAGGCTGCAG GCTGCTCGTGGTGGAAGCAAAATTGAATGGAAGGGCTTGTATTCCGGATTGGCTGGCAATATAGCTGGAGTGTTACC GGCATCTGCTGTATTCGTGGGCATATATGAGCCTACGAAACAAAAGCTACTGGAAATATTTCCTGAAAAGTTTAGTGCAGTCGCTCATCTG ACTGCAGGGGCCATTGGCGGGGCTGCTGCTTCTCTTATCCGTGTTCCTACGGAG GTGGTTAAACAAAGGATGCAGACCGGACAATTTAGCTCAGCTCCAGATGCCGTTCGTCTTATTCTTGCAAAAGAAGGCTTCAAAGGTCTTTATGCT GGCTACAGTTCCTTTCTGTTGCGAGATCTACCATTTGATGCCATCCAGTTTTGTTTATATGAGCAGCTTCGAATTGGATACAAGATTGCG GCAAAACGAGAGTTAAATGATCCAGAAAATGCTGTAATTGGAGCAGTAGCTG GGGCAATAACTGGAGCTATAACCACACCGCTTGATGTGATGAAAACAAGATTGATGGTTCAG GGTCAAGCAAATCAATACAATGGGCTTCTAAGTTGTGCCCAGACTATTCTTCGAGAAGAAGGCCCAGCTGCGTTTTTGAAG GGTGTCGGACCAAGAGTTCTGTGGATCGGCATCGGTGGGTCCATATTCTTTGGTGTCCTCGAGAGGACAAAACTCTTACTTTCTCAAAGGCGCTCCAAGCGCTCCATATCTGAATCTTCAAAGGAAGAATAA
- the LOC109710365 gene encoding glucan endo-1,3-beta-glucosidase 8-like, with product MPPPAAALTWFSIATIAVAAAAVASSTVEGIGVNWGTQMSHPMLPTTVVRMLKANGISQVKLFDADAWTVGALAGTGIEVMLAIPNDQLARMSSSYDNAKKWVKENVTRYDHDGGVNIKYVAVGNEPFLKSYNGSFLNTTFPALKNVQKALDEAGVGNRIKTTVPLNADVYSSPDNDPVPSAGNFRSDIRELMVQIVRFLHDHNAPFVVNIYPFLSLYQNRGFPVDFAFFDGGGPTIDDKEAHYTNVFDANYDTLAWSLKKAGVPNMPIIVGEVGWPTDGDKNANVIYAKRFYDGFFRKMAKKEGTPLRPGKIDVYLFGLIDEDMKSVLPGDFERHWGLFTYDGKPKFPMDLSGQGHDKYLVGATGVEYLPAQWCVFNRDAKDLSSLDGDMEFACSSGDCTALVPGSSCNGLDKSGKISYAFNMYFQMQDQDVRACDFGGLAKITTKNASQNGCLFPVQILSAGVKTSAAGAAAAAAAIGMTLLLLL from the exons ATGCCGCCTCCTGCGGCCGCCCTCACGTGGTTCTCCATTGCCACGattgccgtcgccgccgccgccgtcgcatcATCAACGGTGGAGGGCATCGGAGTGAACTGGGGGACGCAGATGTCGCACCCGATGCTACCGACGACGGTGGTGCGGATGCTGAAGGCGAACGGCATCAGCCAGGTGAAGCTGTTCGACGCGGACGCGTGGACCGTGGGCGCGCTCGCGGGCACCGGCATCGAGGTCATGCTCGCCATCCCCAACGACCAGCTCGCTCGGATGAGCAGCAGCTACGACAACGCCAAGAAGTGGGTCAAGGAGAATGTTACCAGATATGACCACGATGGAGGGGTCAATATCAA GTATGTGGCCGTGGGTAATGAGCCCTTCCTGAAGAGCTACAATGGCTCGTTTCTGAACACCACCTTTCCCGCCCTAAAGAACGTTCAAAAGGCCCTGGACGAGGCCGGGGTCGGAAACCGCATCAAGACCACCGTCCCGCTCAATGCCGATGTCTACAGCTCCCCAGATAACGACCCCGTGCCGTCCGCCGGCAACTTCCGCTCCGACATCCGCGAGCTCATGGTACAGATTGTTCGCTTCCTCCATGACCACAACGCCCCGTTCGTCGTCAACATCTATCCCTTCCTCAGCCTCTACCAAAACCGCGGCTTCCCCGTCGACTTTGCCTTTTTTGATGGCGGCGGCCCCACCATCGATGACAAGGAGGCCCACTACACCAACGTGTTCGACGCCAACTACGACACTCTTGCCTGGTCGTTGAAGAAGGCCGGCGTGCCTAACATGCCAATCATCGTCGGCGAG GTAGGATGGCCCACCGACGGTGATAAAAATGCTAATGTAATTTACGCAAAGAGATTCTACGACGGCTTCTTTAGGAAAATGGCGAAGAAAGAAGGGACGCCGCTCCGTCCTGGGAAGATAGATGTCTATCTCTTCGGCTTGATCGATGAGGATATGAAGAGCGTTCTACCAGGAGACTTCGAGCGGCACTGGGGGCTCTTCACTTACGACGGAAAGCCAAAGTTCCCAATGGACCTTTCTGGGCAG GGACATGATAAGTATTTGGTGGGCGCCACCGGCGTGGAGTACTTGCCGGCACAATGGTGCGTGTTCAACCGGGATGCCAAGGACCTGAGCAGCCTGGATGGGGACATGGAGTTCGCGTGCTCGAGCGGCGATTGCACGGCGTTGGTGCCCGGATCGTCGTGCAATGGCTTGGACAAGTCCGGGAAAATATCGTATGCATTCAACATGTACTTCCAGATGCAGGACCAGGACGTGCGCGCGTGCGACTTCGGCGGGCTGGCGAAGATCACTACCAAGAACGCGTCGCAAAACGGGTGCTTGTTCCCAGTGCAGATCCTAAGTGCGGGGGTGAAGACGTCGGCAGCAGGCGCAGCCGCGGCGGCCGCGGCTATTGGCATGACTCTGCTGTTGCTTCTGTGA
- the LOC109710368 gene encoding syntaxin-124-like: MNDLFSTSSFKKYTDLKQQVVLDAMEAGTAGESGRETVNLDKFFEEVENVKDDLRGLEKLYRRLQEANEESKTAHTATTVKSLRARMDADIEQVLRRAKAVKAKLEALDKSNAAHRKLPGCGPGSSADRTRTSVVCGLGKKLKDLMDDFQGLRTRIASEYKETVGRRYFTVTGEKPDERTIETLISSGESETFLQKAIQEQGRGQVMDTITEIQERHDAVKEIEKSLLDLHQVFLDMAALVEAQGHQLNDIESHVAHANSFVRRGAVELETAREHQKSSRKWACIGFVAALILVIILLLPILTTLLR; the protein is encoded by the exons ATGAACGACCTGTTCTCGACGAGTTCGTTCAAGAAGTACACGGACCTGAAGCAGCAGGTCGTGCTGGACGCGATGGAGGCGGGCACGGCGGGCGAGTCGGGCCGCGAGACCGTGAACCTGGACAAGTtcttcgaggaggtcgagaaCGTCAAGGACGACCTCCGGGGGCTCGAGAAGCTGTACCGCCGGCTGCAGGAGGCCAACGAGGAGAGCAAGACGGCGCACACGGCCACGACGGTGAAGTCGCTGCGCGCCCGCATGGACGCCGACATCGAGCAGGTGCTCCGCCGCGCCAAAGCCGTCAAGGCCAAGCTCGAGGCGCTCGACAAGTCCAACGCCGCCCACCGCAAGCTCCCCGGCTGCGGCCCCGGCTCCTCCGCCGACCGCACCCGCACGTCCGTCGTCTGCGGCCTCGGAAAGAAGCTCAAGGACCTCATGGACGACTTTCAAGGCCTGCGCACGCGCATCGCCTCCGAGTATAAGGAGACCGTCGGCCGGCGCTACTTCACCGTCACCGGGGAGAAACCCGATGAGCGGACCATCGAGACGCTGATATCGTCCGGGGAGAGCGAGACCTTCCTGCAGAAGGCCATACAGGAGCAAGGGAGAGGACAG GTGATGGACACGATAACGGAGATCCAGGAGCGGCACGACGCGGTGAAGGAGATCGAGAAGAGCCTGCTGGACTTGCACCAGGTGTTCCTGGACATGGCGGCGCTGGTGGAGGCGCAGGGGCACCAGCTCAACGACATCGAGAGCCACGTCGCGCACGCAAACTCGTTCGTCCGGAGGGGCGCCGTCGAGCTCGAAACCGCGCGCGAGCACCAGAAGAGCTCCCGCAAGTGGGCCTGCATCGGCTTCGTCGCTGCTCTCATCCTCGTTATCATTCTCCTCCTCCCCATCCTCACCACCTTGTTGAGGtag